In a genomic window of Acidobacteriota bacterium:
- a CDS encoding ABC transporter permease, whose product MQILTQDLRYGARMLLKQPGFTLIAVLTLALGIGATTAIFSVVNALVFRSLPFTEAERLVWIANVGADGLSGQTTRMNNFLDWRNLNQSFTDLAGYFAFSDYESFSLTGSGEPERLTGYFITQNFLPLLGVQPLLGRNFDADESRLNGRKAVLLSYGFWRRRFGGDAKIVGQTITLKDQATVVVGVLPPTFDFASTFTPGTRVDLLAPFPMAKELDRIGNTLAVIGKLKPGSHIPQAQAEFDALNQQLQKQYPARGAGFGARMTDLQQQINGRFQRGLWVLLAAVGCVLLIACANLSNLMLVRASARRKEIALRLALGATRWRLVRQMLTESVLLAVAGAAVGLSLALFATDTIASTNAFSLPLLQSVKVDMTALLFTLAVTIGTGLLFGMMPALQATGTNVQEDLQDATRGSSGGKQRGRLRDTLVVAEIALACVLLIGAGLLMRSFWQVLQTDPGFRAERTAVWRIEPGQKYDTPGKKNALYAALTERVAALPGVVSVGLTDTLPLGRNRSWDVRVKGQAVREGIGVFPRMIDPGYRTTMGIALRAGRDFTKFDTEKTEQVTMISEALAHRLFPGQEAVGRQVITGDREYRVTGVVSSVRHSSLEAEAEPEMYFPLAQAVQSSMEMVVRTTQRPAAMAAEIQRAFHSVDANLPARDFRTLEGIVAQSVSPRRFVMLLLGGFAGLALLLAALGIYGVISFSVAQRTNEIGIRIALGAQAADIFKLVLGQGARLIVGGIVIGLLGALALTKVMQSLLYGVSASDLLTFAAITTLISCVALLACWIPARRATKVDPMIALRCE is encoded by the coding sequence ATGCAAATCTTAACTCAAGACCTGCGCTACGGCGCGCGAATGTTACTGAAGCAACCCGGCTTCACGTTGATTGCCGTGCTGACGTTGGCGCTGGGCATCGGCGCGACGACGGCGATCTTCAGCGTGGTGAATGCGCTGGTGTTTCGCTCGCTGCCTTTCACGGAAGCCGAGCGGCTGGTCTGGATCGCGAATGTCGGCGCAGATGGGTTGTCGGGGCAGACGACGCGAATGAACAATTTTCTGGACTGGCGCAATCTCAATCAGTCGTTTACCGATCTCGCGGGCTATTTTGCCTTCTCCGATTACGAAAGCTTCAGCCTCACGGGCAGCGGCGAACCGGAGCGATTGACGGGCTATTTCATCACGCAAAATTTCCTGCCGCTGTTGGGCGTGCAGCCGCTGTTGGGGCGCAATTTCGATGCGGACGAAAGTCGCTTGAACGGACGCAAAGCCGTGCTGCTGAGTTATGGATTCTGGCGACGACGCTTTGGCGGTGACGCGAAAATCGTCGGGCAAACCATCACGCTCAAAGATCAGGCGACAGTGGTCGTAGGCGTCTTGCCCCCGACGTTTGATTTCGCTTCGACGTTCACGCCCGGCACACGCGTAGACCTGCTCGCGCCGTTTCCGATGGCGAAAGAATTAGACCGTATTGGGAATACGCTGGCCGTCATTGGCAAGTTGAAACCGGGCAGCCACATCCCGCAGGCGCAGGCGGAATTCGATGCGCTGAATCAGCAATTGCAGAAACAATATCCGGCCCGTGGCGCTGGGTTCGGCGCACGGATGACAGACCTGCAACAACAGATCAACGGGCGCTTTCAGCGCGGCCTGTGGGTGCTGTTGGCGGCGGTCGGCTGCGTGCTGCTGATTGCCTGCGCGAATCTCTCGAACCTGATGCTGGTGCGGGCTTCGGCGCGCCGCAAGGAGATTGCGTTGCGACTGGCACTCGGTGCCACGCGCTGGCGTTTGGTGCGCCAGATGCTGACGGAAAGCGTGTTGCTGGCAGTTGCTGGCGCGGCAGTTGGCTTGTCGCTCGCGCTGTTCGCAACCGATACCATCGCGTCCACCAATGCGTTCAGCCTGCCGCTGTTGCAATCGGTGAAGGTGGATATGACGGCGCTGTTGTTCACGCTGGCGGTGACGATTGGCACGGGACTGCTATTTGGCATGATGCCCGCGTTGCAAGCGACGGGGACGAATGTGCAGGAAGATTTGCAGGACGCGACGCGCGGCTCCAGCGGAGGCAAACAACGCGGACGGTTGCGCGACACTTTGGTGGTTGCCGAAATCGCGCTGGCCTGTGTGTTGTTGATTGGTGCGGGCTTGCTGATGCGCAGCTTCTGGCAGGTGCTGCAAACCGATCCCGGTTTTCGTGCGGAACGAACGGCGGTCTGGCGCATTGAGCCGGGACAAAAATATGACACCCCCGGCAAAAAAAATGCGCTGTATGCTGCGCTCACCGAACGCGTTGCCGCGCTGCCCGGCGTCGTTTCGGTGGGACTGACCGATACGCTGCCGCTGGGGCGTAATCGCAGTTGGGATGTGCGCGTCAAAGGGCAAGCCGTGCGTGAAGGCATTGGCGTGTTTCCGCGCATGATTGATCCCGGTTATCGCACGACGATGGGGATTGCTTTGCGAGCCGGGCGCGACTTCACGAAATTCGACACTGAGAAAACCGAACAGGTGACGATGATCAGCGAAGCTCTCGCCCACCGTTTGTTTCCCGGCCAGGAAGCCGTCGGACGCCAGGTGATCACGGGCGACCGCGAATATCGCGTGACTGGCGTTGTGAGTAGTGTCCGACACAGTTCGCTCGAAGCCGAGGCCGAACCGGAAATGTATTTTCCGCTCGCGCAAGCCGTGCAAAGCTCGATGGAGATGGTAGTGCGGACGACGCAGCGACCAGCGGCAATGGCCGCAGAGATTCAACGCGCCTTTCACTCGGTAGATGCCAATCTGCCTGCCCGCGACTTTCGCACGCTGGAAGGCATCGTGGCGCAATCGGTTTCGCCGCGCCGCTTTGTGATGCTGTTGCTGGGCGGCTTTGCGGGGCTGGCGCTGTTGCTGGCGGCGCTGGGGATTTACGGCGTCATTTCGTTTTCCGTCGCGCAACGCACCAATGAAATCGGCATCCGAATCGCGCTGGGCGCACAGGCGGCAGACATCTTCAAGCTGGTGCTGGGACAGGGCGCGCGGTTGATTGTCGGCGGTATTGTCATTGGCTTACTGGGCGCATTGGCTCTGACAAAAGTGATGCAAAGCTTGTTGTATGGCGTAAGCGCGTCTGACTTGCTGACCTTTGCCGCTATCACGACGTTGATCTCTTGCGTAGCGTTGCTGGCCTGCTGGATTCCGGCGCGGCGAGCAACAAAAGTTGATCCAATGATTGCGCTGCGGTGCGAATGA
- a CDS encoding methyltransferase domain-containing protein, whose product MSEKTTSEYIHGTDPEEQARLSLLNDLLNVGSLRELHLQVGERILDVGSGLGQLSRAMARVAGERVLGIERSAAQIAEAVRQAAQAGEAALVEFRQGDALQFPLRDEEWGTFDLAHTRFLLEHLPDPLPVVQAMVRAVRPGGRIVLEDDDHDLLRLWPEPPGFAAFWQAYQRSYEHLGNDPVIGRRLVSLLVEAGAAPVRNTFIFFGSCQGEPHFAHYVENLIGVIHGARATVVEAGLLAAAQFDAGLAALHEWSRDPAATLWYAVCWAEGRRVH is encoded by the coding sequence ATGAGTGAGAAAACGACCTCTGAATACATCCACGGCACCGACCCTGAAGAGCAGGCGCGCCTGTCGCTGCTCAATGATTTGCTCAACGTCGGCTCGTTGCGCGAACTGCATTTGCAGGTCGGCGAACGCATCCTCGATGTCGGCAGCGGCCTGGGCCAACTGTCGCGGGCGATGGCGCGGGTGGCGGGCGAGCGCGTGCTGGGCATCGAACGCAGCGCCGCACAAATTGCCGAGGCCGTGCGCCAGGCCGCGCAGGCGGGCGAAGCCGCGCTGGTCGAATTCCGGCAGGGCGATGCCTTGCAGTTCCCCTTGCGTGACGAAGAGTGGGGCACGTTCGATCTGGCGCACACGCGCTTTCTGCTCGAACACCTGCCCGACCCGTTGCCCGTGGTGCAAGCGATGGTGCGCGCGGTGCGGCCCGGCGGACGTATTGTGCTGGAAGACGACGATCACGATTTGTTGCGCCTCTGGCCGGAGCCGCCCGGCTTCGCGGCGTTTTGGCAGGCGTATCAGCGCAGCTATGAACACCTGGGCAACGACCCTGTCATCGGGCGGCGGCTGGTGTCGTTGCTGGTCGAGGCCGGCGCGGCCCCGGTGCGCAACACGTTTATCTTTTTTGGCAGTTGCCAGGGCGAACCGCATTTCGCGCATTACGTCGAAAACTTGATCGGCGTCATCCACGGCGCGCGCGCCACTGTGGTCGAGGCTGGTTTGTTGGCTGCCGCGCAATTTGACGCGGGCCTCGCCGCCTTGCACGAATGGAGCCGCGACCCTGCCGCGACGCTCTGGTATGCGGTCTGTTGGGCGGAAGGCCGCCGCGTGCATTGA
- a CDS encoding nucleoside hydrolase, translated as MQKLHLDTDLGGDIDDLCALAMVLNWPEVELLAVTTVAEQQGQRAGYVRHALRLAQRPDIPVAAGADIAQHAYRVWQGLPNAADYWPEPIPPARPALDEALALLARSIEQGATIVAIGAFTNLALLEQRQPGILRQARLYLMGGYVFPPRAGFPQWGPEIDFNVQVDAASAQLVITHSNPTFVTLAVSVETSLRHAYLPRLRQAGPLAQLIARQAETFARDENHAAQFGQTCAGVPDDTINFQHDALACAIALGWREGVEIRELPLRSEIKDAWLCHTPDARGKPTRVVTKINGDRFNEFWLETVTRRI; from the coding sequence ATGCAGAAACTACACCTTGACACCGATCTGGGCGGCGACATTGACGATCTGTGCGCGCTGGCAATGGTGCTCAATTGGCCGGAAGTGGAGTTGCTCGCCGTCACCACGGTGGCTGAACAGCAGGGCCAACGCGCCGGTTATGTGCGCCATGCGTTGCGGCTGGCGCAACGCCCAGATATTCCCGTTGCCGCTGGGGCCGACATTGCGCAGCACGCTTACCGCGTTTGGCAGGGCTTGCCCAACGCCGCCGACTACTGGCCGGAACCGATTCCGCCCGCCCGTCCCGCGTTGGACGAAGCGCTGGCCCTGCTGGCGCGCAGCATTGAGCAAGGTGCCACCATTGTCGCCATTGGCGCGTTCACGAACCTGGCGTTATTGGAACAGCGCCAGCCCGGCATCCTGCGCCAGGCTCGGTTATATCTGATGGGCGGATATGTCTTCCCGCCCCGCGCCGGATTCCCGCAATGGGGGCCTGAGATAGATTTCAACGTCCAGGTTGATGCCGCCTCGGCGCAGTTGGTCATCACGCATTCCAATCCGACCTTCGTCACGCTGGCGGTCAGCGTCGAAACCTCGTTGCGCCACGCCTATCTGCCCCGCTTGCGCCAGGCCGGGCCGCTGGCGCAACTGATCGCGCGGCAGGCCGAGACGTTTGCGCGGGACGAAAACCACGCTGCGCAGTTTGGGCAAACGTGTGCGGGTGTGCCGGACGATACGATCAACTTTCAGCACGATGCGCTGGCGTGCGCCATCGCCCTGGGCTGGCGCGAAGGCGTGGAAATTCGTGAGTTGCCGTTGCGGTCGGAAATCAAAGACGCCTGGCTCTGCCATACGCCAGACGCGCGCGGCAAACCCACGCGCGTCGTGACAAAAATCAATGGCGACAGGTTTAATGAATTCTGGCTGGAGACCGTTACCCGCCGCATTTGA
- a CDS encoding ABC transporter permease, whose amino-acid sequence MNTLLQDLRFGARMLFKQPGFTLIAVVTLALGIGANTAIFSVVNGVLLRPLNYREPERLVTLLHEGRGPVAPANFLDFRAHGQSFAQMAAAEAWGGALTGNDRPEQLSGLRMGEGLFDMLGVPALLGRTLQAEDFQPGQEHVLLLSHKLWQRVFGGVADVVGKQVRLSGESYTIVGVMPPQFQFPPFWSTRAEMWTPLDLRARATSRGGQSLRVFARLKPGVTLVQAQTEMEAMSKQLAAAYPAANTGLNIRVTTLNEKIVGDVRPALLILSVTVGMVLLIACANVACLLLARAAARQKEVAIRGALGANRWRILRQMLTESLLLALGGAFSGVLLAVWGVEWLTGLLAGNSTSFSVRLPRLNEIQIDATALLFTLSVALLTGLLFGLAPALAASKPDLNQVLKEGGRGNTGGPSRWRAMLVVAELALSLVLLIGAGLLVSSFLKLQAIDPGFNPRNLLSATVSLAGATQYVGPAREAFYRQLTERLKTVPGVTAASAINHLPLAGDTWGTNVVFENQPLPPPGQEAGATFRVCRPDYFSTMGVPLRAGREFTERDAPDAPRVVIVNETLAKRYWPSEEALGKRLTLDDPRDRTQPVQWLTVVGVVKDVKQGSWTAAPENEIYLPFQQDPIFYAGTAGHMTAMTLVVRTTVAPQTLAPAVQEAVRALDRNLPVSASVSMEQVVADTLWQPRFNLQLIGLFAALALVLAAVGLYGVMSYSVTQRTHEVGLRMALGAGQRDVIKLMVGQGMKLALLGVGLGLLVALALTRLMTKLLFGVSATDPLTFAGIALLLTLVALLACYIPARRAAKVDPMIALRCE is encoded by the coding sequence ATGAACACCTTACTGCAAGACCTACGCTTCGGCGCGCGAATGTTATTCAAACAACCGGGCTTCACGCTGATTGCCGTCGTCACGCTGGCGCTCGGCATTGGGGCGAATACGGCGATTTTCAGCGTGGTGAATGGCGTCCTGTTGCGCCCGCTCAATTACCGCGAACCGGAGCGCCTTGTGACGCTCTTGCACGAAGGGCGCGGGCCGGTTGCACCCGCCAATTTTCTGGACTTTCGCGCCCACGGCCAAAGCTTCGCCCAGATGGCGGCGGCGGAAGCCTGGGGCGGCGCGCTCACGGGCAACGACCGGCCCGAACAACTCAGCGGCTTGCGCATGGGCGAAGGGCTGTTCGACATGCTCGGCGTGCCCGCGCTGTTGGGGCGCACCTTGCAAGCCGAGGACTTTCAGCCGGGCCAAGAGCACGTGTTGCTGCTGAGCCACAAACTTTGGCAGCGCGTCTTTGGCGGCGTGGCGGATGTCGTGGGCAAGCAGGTGCGGCTGAGCGGCGAAAGCTACACGATCGTCGGGGTGATGCCGCCGCAGTTTCAATTCCCGCCGTTCTGGTCAACGCGGGCTGAGATGTGGACGCCGCTCGATTTGCGTGCGCGCGCCACCAGCCGGGGCGGGCAAAGCCTGCGCGTGTTTGCGCGGCTCAAACCGGGCGTGACGCTCGTGCAGGCCCAGACCGAGATGGAAGCCATGAGCAAACAACTGGCGGCGGCCTACCCGGCAGCCAACACCGGCCTCAACATTCGCGTCACCACTTTGAATGAAAAAATCGTCGGCGATGTGCGCCCGGCTTTGCTGATTTTGTCGGTGACGGTTGGCATGGTGTTGTTGATTGCTTGCGCCAACGTCGCGTGTTTGTTGCTGGCGCGCGCGGCGGCGCGGCAAAAGGAAGTCGCGATTCGTGGGGCGCTGGGTGCCAACCGCTGGCGCATTCTCAGGCAGATGCTGACCGAGAGTTTGTTGCTGGCGTTGGGCGGCGCGTTCAGCGGCGTGTTGTTGGCCGTCTGGGGCGTCGAATGGTTGACCGGCTTGCTGGCAGGTAATAGCACGAGTTTCAGCGTGCGCCTACCGCGTCTGAACGAAATTCAAATTGATGCGACGGCGTTGTTGTTCACCTTGTCCGTCGCATTGCTGACCGGTTTGCTCTTCGGCCTCGCGCCCGCGCTGGCCGCGTCAAAACCGGATTTGAATCAGGTACTCAAAGAGGGCGGACGCGGCAACACGGGCGGCCCCAGCCGCTGGCGCGCCATGCTGGTCGTCGCCGAACTCGCTTTGTCGCTGGTCTTGCTGATCGGCGCGGGCCTGCTGGTCAGTAGCTTTCTGAAGCTGCAAGCGATTGATCCGGGCTTCAATCCGCGCAATTTACTGTCGGCGACGGTTTCGCTGGCGGGGGCGACGCAGTATGTCGGCCCGGCGCGCGAGGCTTTTTACCGGCAATTGACAGAGCGGCTCAAAACAGTGCCGGGCGTCACAGCGGCCAGCGCGATCAACCACCTGCCGCTGGCGGGCGATACCTGGGGAACCAATGTGGTGTTTGAAAATCAACCCTTGCCACCGCCCGGCCAAGAGGCAGGCGCGACCTTCCGCGTCTGCCGCCCGGATTATTTCAGCACGATGGGCGTGCCGTTGCGCGCGGGCCGCGAATTCACCGAGCGCGATGCGCCGGATGCGCCGCGCGTGGTGATCGTCAACGAAACCCTGGCGAAACGCTACTGGCCGTCGGAAGAGGCCCTCGGCAAACGCCTCACGCTCGACGATCCGCGCGACCGCACACAACCGGTGCAATGGCTCACCGTGGTCGGCGTCGTCAAGGATGTGAAACAGGGAAGCTGGACCGCCGCGCCCGAGAACGAAATCTATCTACCCTTTCAACAAGACCCGATCTTTTATGCCGGTACCGCCGGGCACATGACTGCGATGACGTTGGTCGTGCGCACCACCGTCGCGCCGCAAACCCTCGCCCCGGCGGTGCAGGAGGCCGTCAGAGCGCTCGACCGCAACCTGCCCGTCTCGGCCAGCGTGAGCATGGAGCAAGTCGTCGCGGATACGCTCTGGCAGCCGCGTTTCAACTTGCAACTGATCGGCCTCTTTGCCGCCCTGGCGCTGGTGTTGGCGGCGGTCGGTCTCTACGGCGTGATGTCCTATTCGGTCACCCAACGCACGCACGAAGTCGGTTTGCGCATGGCGTTGGGGGCGGGGCAGCGCGATGTCATTAAGCTGATGGTCGGGCAAGGGATGAAACTGGCATTGCTCGGTGTGGGCCTGGGCCTGCTGGTGGCGCTGGCGTTGACGCGGTTGATGACGAAGCTGTTGTTTGGCGTGAGCGCCACTGACCCGCTGACCTTTGCGGGAATCGCCTTGTTGCTGACGCTGGTCGCGCTGCTGGCTTGTTACATCCCCGCCCGGCGCGCGGCAAAAGTTGATCCGATGATTGCGCTGCGGTGCGAATAG